The following proteins come from a genomic window of Miscanthus floridulus cultivar M001 chromosome 2, ASM1932011v1, whole genome shotgun sequence:
- the LOC136538309 gene encoding uncharacterized protein, protein MDERLPLPNVFGLLLDTNDQDQWPPEATLLIAAYDGNVRRLKEIARGLDVNGRGVNSVLRRTTFKGMDALHAAAGGKGKLPICRYLVEEAKMDVNKRDTFKGKSMTPLQHAVFSGNLPIVRFLLDHGADLHQEGSLGGHDRCTALHTAAEKGRCEIAKLLLSRGAYVDGKSCHMTPLQLAVHGGHDSTLKILLDHNADANKEVNLSTPLTIALRTPSLSCLKLLIQAGAEVNGIGNPLARAAHEGLTEAIKCLLEAGANPNTTDWYGRFPIELAAVYGTRQDVEILFPCTSPIPTVTNWSIDGIINHMELERKQREDDDFVEARKSDLKRQGGDAFKKKDYINSSAFYTQAVKVDPYDAGLFSSRSLCWLRTGDGKRALQDAVRCKMLSPKWAKAYHLQGQALILLKEYEKACDTLSEGLELDPMSDELDKLYWEAMELKNGSTGAA, encoded by the exons ATGGACGAGCGGCTGCCGCTGCCGAACGTCTTCGGGCTGCTCCTCGACACCA ATGATCAGGACCAGTGGCCTCCGGAGGCGACCCTCCTCATCGCGGCATACGACGGCAACGTCCGCCGCCTCAAGG AGATAGCGAGGGGCCTGGACGTCAACGGGAGGGGGGTCAACTCGGTGCTACGTCGCACAACCTTCAAGGGCATGGACGCCCTCCACGCCGCGGCTGGTGGGAAGGGCAAGCTACCAATCTGCCGATACCTCGTCGAGGAGGCCAAGATGGACGTCAACAAGCGTGACACCTTTAAAG GTAAGAGCATGACACCACTACAGCATGCTGTGTTCAGTGGGAACCTCCCTATCGTGAGGTTTCTTCTTGATCATGGTGCTGATCTCCATCAAGAAGGCAGTCTAGGAGGTCATGACAGATGCACTGCTCTTCATACAGCTGCAGAGAAAG GACGGTGTGAAATAGCAAAACTTCTGCTTTCTAGGGGAGCTTACGTTGATGGCAAATCATGCCATATGACACCACTACAGCTTGCGGTTCATGGAGGGCATGATAGTACTCTGAAGATTTTGTTGGACCACAATGCAGAT GCCAACAAGGAAGTAAATCTGTCAACACCTTTGACCATAGCATTGCGCACTCCTTCCTTGTCTTGTCTGAAGCTATTGATTCAG GCTGGAGCTGAAGTGAATGGCATTGGTAATCCTTTGGCAAGGGCTGCGCATGAAGGCTTAACCGAAGCTATCAAGTGCTTGTTGGAGGCTGGTGCAAACCCCAACACTACTGACTGG TATGGTAGATTTCCAATAGAGTTGGCTGCCGTGTATGGTACAAGGCAAGATGTTGAGATTCTGTTTCCTTGCACTTCCCCAATTCCAACTGTGACAAACTGGAGCATTGATGGAATAATCAATCATATGGAACTGGAAAGAAAGCAACGAGAG GATGATGATTTTGTTGAAGCAAGGAAGTCTGATCTGAAAAGACAGGGTGGTGATGCATTTAAAAAGAAAGATTATATAAATTCCTCAGCATTCTACACACAG GCAGTGAAGGTAGATCCTTATGATGCTGGATTGTTCTCAAGCAGGAGTCTTTGCTGGCTCCGCACAGGTGATGGGAAAAGGGCTTTGCAAGATGCAGTTAGATGCAAAATGCTGAGTCCAAAGTGGGCAAAGGCCTACCACCTCCAAGGACAAGCTCTGATCCTTCTAAAG GAGTATGAAAAAGCTTGTGACACACTCTCTGAAGGCTTAGAGCTGGACCCTATGTCTGATGAGCTCGATAAATTATATTG GGAGGCAATGGAACTGAAGAATGGCAGCACTGGAGCAGCTTAG